The following coding sequences are from one Carassius auratus strain Wakin chromosome 15, ASM336829v1, whole genome shotgun sequence window:
- the LOC113115510 gene encoding olfactory receptor 1M1-like, giving the protein MNSLNASFSQNITIVHPNYFFIIGLSGVPYSSYYYIFLFITYFITIIGNSIVLLIIALERSLHSPKYIGVFNLALADIGETNALIPNMMKTFLFDSQYISYNACLANMFFVFLFSTMQSFTLVVLAYDRFIAICLPLRYHALVNNTNMTLVLSAKWAFNSSVVALMVSLITRLSFCESTVIQSYFCDHGPVYRLACNDNSVNRFMGTFITTLYLVIPLTIIILSYLGIFLALNKITTWESRLKALKTCVSHLLVVGIYFLPISCAYIAAFMLSLAPNARVISTSLAYAVPPMLNPIIYVLNTAEIKDIMRKMLKNRSTPSGDNISK; this is encoded by the coding sequence ATGAATTCTTTAAATGCAAGTTTTTCTCAGAATATCACCATTGTTCACCCCAATTACTTTTTCATCATTGGACTTTCAGGTGTACCATATAGTAGTTATTactatattttcttatttattacatattttattactataattgGGAACTCTATAGTGCTTCTCATTATTGCTCTTGAACGAAGTCTGCATAGTCCAAAGTACATTGGTGTGTTTAACTTGGCTTTGGCTGATATTGGTGAAACTAATGCACTGATTCCTAACATGATGAAGACTTTTCTCTTTGACTCACAGTACATCTCCTACAATGCTTGTTTGGCTAACATGTTTTTTGTGTTCCTCTTCAGTACTATGCAAAGTTTCACTCTTGTGGTTCTGGCATATGATCGTTTCATTGCAATTTGTTTGCCATTAAGATACCATGCTCTTGTAAACAATACCAATATGACTTTAGTTCTCTCAGCAAAATGGGCATTTAATTCTTCTGTTGTGGCCTTGATGGTGTCTTTGATCACCCGACTTTCATTCTGTGAATCCACTGTGATACAGAGTTATTTTTGTGATCACGGACCAGTGTATAGGTTGGCATGTAATGACAATAGCGTTAATAGGTTTATGGGAACCTTCATCACAACATTATACCTTGTAATACCATTGACCATTATAATCCTGTCCTATCTAGGCATTTttcttgctttaaacaaaattacAACTTGGGAAAGCCGTTTAAAAGCACTGAAGACCTGTGTTTCTCATCTGTTGGTAGTAGGGATATATTTCCTTCCCATATCCTGTGCATACATTGCTGCATTCATGCTTTCTCTTGCTCCCAATGCAAGGGTCATCAGTACGTCTCTGGCATATGCTGTTCCACCAATGTTAAATCCTATTATTTATGTCTTAAACACAGCTGAAATCAAAGATATAATGcgaaaaatgcttaaaaacagaTCCACACCATCTGGAGACAACATTTCAAAATGa